In bacterium, the sequence CAAGACGTGAAAAAAGAAAATTTGTTCTAAACTTTTAACTTAACTGAACACTAGAGTACTTTTTCCTGTGATTTCAAAACTTTTCGTTTTATATTATTTTTATTTTAAAGGCATATTGACTTTAAGAAAATATTTTTTGCTAATCCTTATATGCTTCGCTTCGGTGTTTTACGTCAATTACGTGAAGAATTCTGAAACTTTCATCAACAAACTCACAGATAATCCTATAATTCCCCTGTCTGATCCTGTAACGTCCGTTGTATCCCTTG encodes:
- a CDS encoding type II toxin-antitoxin system RelE/ParE family toxin; amino-acid sequence: MIVRLSEEAIKSLRDIAKIDVKRIKDRIQKFIDNPESCNFKKLKGYNGRYRIRQGNYRIICEFVDESFRILHVIDVKHRSEAYKD